In Theileria equi strain WA chromosome 4 map unlocalized gcontig_1105316255033, whole genome shotgun sequence, the following are encoded in one genomic region:
- a CDS encoding cleavage and polyadenylation specificity factor protein, putative (encoded by transcript BEWA_012410A), with amino-acid sequence MSVSYSVGDADYPTTITVLGAGCEVGRSCVFAERGNDCVMFDCGLHPALSGVGALPVFEAVDITKVKVCLVTHFHLDHCGAIPYLLSKTGFKGKILMTCATKAICHLLWTDYARMEQLCSVKKIFDHTDKLNPDGTSNEEDEDVVDELVCGSGLYSFEDVEYALNHIETIDFHEERSFDGIKISCYRAGHVLGACMFLVEMDGVRILYTGDYSTEYDRHLPSAEIPNINVHLLISESTYGIRIHEERTQREARFLHVVLDILMRDGKCLLPVFALGRAQEILLILEEYWAANKQLQSIPIFYISPLASKSLRVYETFIGLCGEYVKESVYNGHNPFNFKFVKYAKSVESIRTYLLRDGPCVVMTSPGMLQGGPSLEVFEIFAPDNRNGVILTGYTVKGTLADALKKDPEVLNLGSRVIKRRCTIEQISFSAHTDYNQTKDFIRRLCVPNVILVHGERSEMKRMRDKLSEEMPELSIFMPEVLQVVSLNFSQNRFVNTVGKLASDLRNLSTSGYSKETGVSSSDLVSSVVVYDNYVPKMMYSSDVESYGNMDVSFLTQRMKINFPFKLDDLKSALLSIYDDVKSVSKSEIDVCNLVRVSHVDENIILEWTASPVADLIADSINVLAIEIISDRKGTLEELEVVKSMNDASISNKVIEMQLIQKFGNPVQVKAESKKSGKKLHFSVSDPQDENSVIDLVVDFKGMEVTCGNDEYRNIAMKIIQSVKDSLQPITI; translated from the exons ATGTCTGTATCGTATTCCGTAGGCGATGCTGACTATCCTACAACTATTACAGTTCTCGGCGCTGGATGCGAGGTGGGTAGGTCATGCGTATTTGCCGAAAGAGGAAATGACTGTGTTATGTTCGATTGCGGCTTGCATCCAGCTCTATCTGGAGTTGGAGCACTGCCCGTATTCGAGGCGGTAGACATTACAAAAGTAAAAGTATGCCTAGTTACACATTTTCACCTTGACCATTGTGGAGCTATTCCATATCTCTTATCCAAAACCGGTTTCAAGGGTAAGATTCTGATGACATGTGCAACAAAGGCTATATGTCACTTGTTATGGACAGATTATGCACGTATGGAACAATTATGCAGtgtaaagaagatatttGACCATACAGATAAATTGAATCCCGATGGAACATcaaatgaagaagatgaagatgttgtTGATGAGCTTGTTTGTGGCTCAGGATTATATTCTTTTGAAGATGTAGAATATGCTCTTAACCATATTGAAACAATAGACTTTCATGAGGAACGCTCCTTTGATGGAATAAAAATCTCATGTTATAGAGCTGGTCATGTTTTGGGTGCATGTATGTTTCTAGTAGAAATGGACGGTGTAAGAATCCTTTATACAGGTGATTATTCAACAGAGTATGATAGACATCTTCCAAGCGCTGAAATTCCAAATATCAATGTGCACCTATTAATTAGTGAAAGTACATATGGAATTCGCATTCATGAAGAACGTACTCAACGTGAGGCTCGTTTCTTGCACGTTGTGTTAGACATACTTATGAGGGATGGAAAATGTCTTTTACCAGTTTTTGCTTTGGGAAGAGCCCAAGAAATACTCTTGATATTGGAGGAGTACTGGGCTGCAAACAAGCAGTTACAGTCGATTCCTATATTCTATATATCTCCCTTGGCTTCTAAATCATTGAGAGTATATGAAACATTTATCGGATTATGTGGCGAGTACGTCAAGGAAAGCGTTTATAATGGTCACAATCCCTTCAACTtcaaatttgtaaaatatgcaaaatcTGTTGAATCGATACGCACATATCTGCTCAGAGATGGTCCTTGTGTTGTTATGACATCTCCCGGTATGTTACAAGGAGGACCGTCACTAGAAgtttttgaaatttttgCTCCAGATAATCGCAATGGTGTAATTTTAACTGGTTACACTGTAAAGGGCACATTAGCTGATGCACTAAAAAAAGATCCAGAAGTTCTCAATCTCGGAAGTAGGGTTATTAAG CGCCGATGTACGATAGAACAAATTTCATTTAGTGCTCATACCGATTATAACCAGACAAAAGATTTTATTCGCCGTTTGTGTGTTCCAAACGTGATTCTAGTACATGGAGAAAGATCTGaaatgaagagaatgagaGATAAACTTTCTGAGGAGATGCCTGAATTGTCGATTTTTATGCCTGAAGTATTGCAAGTTGTTTCGCTCAACTTTTCTCAAAATCGCTTTGTGAATACAGTTGGTAAATTGGCATCAGATCTACGCAATCTCAGTACAAGTGGTTACAGCAAGGAAACTGGAGTATCGAGTTCTGACCTTGTTTCTAGTGTTGTGGTGTATGATAATTATGTACCAAAAATGATGTATTCTTCGGATGTGGAAAGTTACGGAAATATGGATGTCTCGTTTTTGacccaaagaatgaaaataaatTTCCCCTTTAAACTGGATGATTTGAAGAGTGCCCTTCTATCCATTTATGATGATGTTAAAAGTGTGTCAAAGAGCGAAATTGATGTTTGTAACTTGGTTAGGGTCTCTCACGTCGAtgaaaatatcattttAGAATGGACG GCCAGCCCAGTTGCCGATTTGATTGCAGATAGTATAAATGTTTTGGCAATAGAGATAATTTCAGATCGTAAAGGTACCCTTGAAGAACTCGAAGTAGTGAAAAGCATGAATGATGCATCAATATCTAATAAGGTTATAGAAATGCAGCTGATTCAGAAATTTGGAAATCCCGTTCAAGTAAAGGCAGAAAGTAAAAAGTCGGGAAAAAAGCTACATTTTTCAGTTTCGGATCCACAAGATGAAAATTCTGTAATTGACCTTGTTGTTGACTTTAAAGGGATGGAG GTCACCTGTGGTAATGATGAATACAGAAATATAGCGATGAAAATTATTCAAAGTGTTAAAGATTCTCTACAACCAATAACAATTTAG
- a CDS encoding conserved hypothetical protein (encoded by transcript BEWA_012420A): MDSSIDKKLCRIDSEISGNKCYESMQHILSLVKRNLLRNKYKESLEILYNYASIFIEKKEFILAGELMDEYAKVADKGKLFCNIKVINNIISIFESPWTSAAFSSTSNDQKMDDYSVTMLLYIKFMNRAISFSKSETHPHGNPLFHKSIGRYYIHEKDYVKAQGNLVYSQDVELLLSMINEWKKHASEDEHDFFYLRAILMLVACGDICNAKCFIYLLDVNLEDPEVPLPIQLAHLLTEACDPPDEKLFEKICHVYQPILDLDPEYKALVKTIRDSYFGHDTGGGLFSGLGGGLSALMRSFM, from the exons ATGGATTCAAGCATAGATAAGAAACTATGTAGGATAGATAGTGAGATTTCAGGGAACAAATGTTACGAGTCTATGCAACATATACTAAGTCTTGTAAAAAG AAACCTTTTGAGAAACAAATATAAGGAATCCCTGGAAATTCTTTACAATTACGcctccatttttattg agaagaaagagtTTATTCTGGCTGGCGAGCTTATGGATGAATATGCAAAAGTTGCTGATAAAGGAAAATTATTCTGTAACATAAAAGTTATCAATAAtattatctccatctttgagTCACCTTGGACTTCTGCTGCATTTAGTTCCACTTCAAACGATCAAAAAATGGACGACTACTCTGTCACAATGCTTCTGTACATTAAATTTATGAACCGGGCAATCTCATTCAGTAAATCTGAAACTCATCCACACGGGAATCCACTTTTTCACAAATCGATCGGACGGTATTATATTCACGAAAAGGACTATGTAAAGGCGCAAGGTAATCTTGTATACTCCCAAGACGTAGAATTGTTGCTTTCTATGATAaacgaatggaagaaaCATGCAAGCGAAGACGAACATGATTTCTTTTATTTGAGGGCTATTTTAATGCTGGTTGCTTGTGGAGATATTTGTAATGCCAAGTGTTTTATCTACTTATTGGACGTTAACCTAGAGGATCCAGAG GTGCCTTTGCCAATACAGTTAGCTCACCTACTCACGGAGGCGTGTGATCCTCCAGATGAAAAGTTGTTTGAAAAGATTTGTCATGTATATCAACCAATACTCGATTTAGATCCAGAATACAAAGCACTTGTAAAAACGATAAGAGACTCCTACTTTGGACACGATACAGGTGGAGGTTTATTCAGCGGATTAGGAGGAGGATTAAGCGCACTCATGAGGAGTTTCATGTAA
- a CDS encoding hypothetical protein (encoded by transcript BEWA_012430A), with amino-acid sequence MTNIFEILNKADIHTGRILGGFSLLLFIIPTATMLILPKLAGTLGFDTNSSLILSVVVAVTSVLGITFSYAWIAYKQQDQGEEVVSKFFGNKANKND; translated from the coding sequence ATGACTAACATCTTTGAAATCTTGAACAAGGCAGATATTCACACTGGAAGGATTCTGGGTGGGTTTTCGCTTCTTTTATTCATTATTCCCACCGCGACCATGCTTATATTACCAAAACTCGCTGGTACTCTGGGTTTTGACACGAATAGTTCGCTTATATTAAGCGTTGTGGTTGCGGTGACTTCCGTTTTGGGGATAACGTTCAGCTACGCTTGGATAGCTTATAAGCAACAAGATCAGGGTGAAGAGGTCGTTAGCAAGTTTTTTGGTAACAAGGCCAACAAGAATGATTAG